From Mytilus edulis chromosome 9, xbMytEdul2.2, whole genome shotgun sequence, the proteins below share one genomic window:
- the LOC139488398 gene encoding uncharacterized protein gives MAGRHALVTGLVAIVGLFYLTSVNGLSCLFCDRAVNITDCLTQNAACKDVDEQCFLDKTILPDLTSVFSAGCRSKQVCALIASAVGKRDSVACAQCCDDPVNNTTLIPCNGYLCNQNPQRAGSTCGVCDKVSDPKDCSVDQQCQPTEVCKVNTIFSGGVLKYELGCEKKTECDLLLKEYKATHNTAAGRRADHGDLVLCSACCDTLSCNKDQCSEVIKTQTCHNSTICG, from the exons ATGGCCGGACGACACGCATTAGTTACTG GGTTAGTAGCCATTGTTGGTTTATTCTATCTTACAAGTGTTAATG GATTATCATGCTTGTTTTGCGATAGAGCTGTTAATATCACCGACTGTCTAACACAAAATGCTGCATGTAAAGACGTGGACGAG CAATGTTTCCTTGACAAGACTATTCTTCCTGATCTAACATCTGTATTTTCAGCTGGATGCAGATCTAAACAG GTGTGCGCTTTGATTGCCAGTGCAGTTGGAAAGAGAGATTCAGTAGCTTGTGCTCAGTGCTGTGATGATCCAGTAAACAACACAACACTAATCCCATGCAACGGTTACCTTTGCAACCaga ATCCCCAACGAGCAGGATCAACCTGTGGAGTGTGTGACAAAGTCAGTGATCCAAAAGATTGCTCTGTTGACCAACAGTGCCAACCAACTGAG GTTTGCAAGGTCAATACTATCTTTTCTGGTGGTGTCTTAAAGTATGAACTTGGATGTGAGAAAAAAACC gAATGTGATTTACTTTTGAAAGAATATAAAGCTACCCATAATACAGCTGCAGGTAGAAGAGCCGATCACGGAGATCTTGTTCTATGCTCTGCCTGTTGTGATACTTTAAGTTGCAACAAAGATCAATGCTCTGAAGTTATTAAAA CTCAGACATGCCATAACTCAACCATTTGTGGATAA